From a single Halanaerobiaceae bacterium ANBcell28 genomic region:
- the mutS gene encoding DNA mismatch repair protein MutS — translation MSNLTPMMQQYMEIKEQYADAILFFRMGDFYEMFFEDAEIAARVLDLALTARNKGGGEKAPMAGIPYHSADSYISKLINQGFKVAICEQLENPSEANGIVKRDVIRVITPGTVIETDILDENDNNYLASTIFYDNTYGFSYIDISTGEFYVTEIKKEIEEKLWDEIDRIQSKEIIVDEYINQKKIFTNIASNQGFLVNKARSYKVKEARDFLLDHFNMKSLTGFDLEDRPSAILAAAEILNFVNHTQKRSLKHIDKITNYSLHEYMVIDTASRRNLELSTTIREKKKNGSLLGVLDNTLSSMGGRLIKKWINQPLIKKNAIDARLNAVEELKDNYMLLQAVRNNIDGIYDLERILSKITYGTANARDLNALKVSLEKLPGLKENIHLLNERYFKELNNNFDILDDIYQLIMNSIMDEPPVTLREGSLIKEGYHEELDELRTITHDGRKWISKLQKSERERTDISSLKVAYNKVFGYYIEVTKANLDKVPENYTRKQTLANSERYITPELKDKEAMILGAEEKINDLEYDLFVEIREQVAQNVERIKKAALIVAKIDVIASLSLLAIENNYQKPEIHEGMSINIEKGRHPVVEAMLNDNFVPNDTLLNEEEQRFIIITGPNMSGKSTYMRQVALIVLMAQMGSFVPAESATIGLVDRIFTRVGASDDLSTGQSTFMVEMNEVANIINNATKRSLVILDEVGRGTSTYDGLSIAWAVSEYINDESKIGARSLFATHYHELTKLEEKHQGIKNYNVLVEEDDNGVHFLHKIIPGRTSDSYGIEVAKLAGLPLDLIENANNILKELEANNQNLDHNSEKIRNRSNIKEDYLDNVPVEEGEELEEQEDKVQEKVKQMKLFEEENIIIKELKETNLLNLTPMQAMNILYNLHEKAKKGDY, via the coding sequence TTGAGTAATTTAACTCCTATGATGCAACAATACATGGAAATAAAAGAACAATATGCAGATGCAATTCTATTTTTTCGCATGGGAGATTTTTATGAAATGTTTTTTGAAGATGCAGAAATTGCGGCACGTGTTTTAGATCTTGCCTTAACTGCACGTAATAAGGGTGGTGGAGAAAAAGCTCCTATGGCTGGTATTCCATATCATTCTGCTGATTCCTATATTTCTAAATTAATAAATCAAGGTTTTAAAGTAGCTATATGTGAACAGCTTGAAAATCCATCAGAAGCTAATGGAATTGTTAAGCGAGATGTTATAAGAGTAATTACTCCCGGAACAGTAATCGAAACTGATATCTTGGACGAGAACGATAATAACTATCTTGCTTCTACTATATTTTATGATAATACTTATGGTTTTTCTTATATTGACATATCTACAGGTGAATTCTATGTAACTGAAATAAAGAAAGAAATTGAAGAAAAGTTATGGGATGAAATAGATAGAATTCAATCAAAAGAAATAATAGTTGATGAATATATAAATCAAAAGAAGATATTTACTAATATTGCATCAAATCAAGGTTTCTTGGTAAACAAAGCTAGATCTTATAAAGTAAAAGAAGCCAGAGATTTTTTACTAGATCATTTTAATATGAAATCATTAACAGGGTTTGATTTAGAAGATAGGCCTTCTGCAATTCTAGCTGCTGCTGAAATACTTAATTTTGTCAACCATACTCAAAAAAGAAGTCTAAAACATATAGATAAAATTACAAATTATAGTTTACATGAATATATGGTTATAGATACTGCTAGTAGAAGAAATCTAGAATTATCTACAACTATTAGAGAGAAAAAGAAAAATGGAAGCCTTTTAGGTGTACTAGATAATACACTAAGTTCAATGGGTGGGCGTTTAATTAAAAAGTGGATCAACCAGCCTCTAATTAAAAAAAATGCTATTGACGCAAGGTTAAATGCCGTTGAAGAACTAAAAGATAATTATATGCTTTTACAGGCTGTAAGAAATAATATTGATGGCATCTATGATCTTGAACGTATTTTAAGTAAAATAACCTATGGAACTGCCAATGCCCGAGATTTAAACGCTTTGAAAGTATCTTTGGAAAAATTACCTGGATTAAAAGAAAATATTCATTTACTAAATGAACGCTATTTTAAAGAATTAAACAATAACTTTGATATATTAGATGATATATATCAGTTAATTATGAATTCTATTATGGATGAACCACCAGTAACTTTACGTGAAGGTAGTCTTATAAAAGAAGGGTACCATGAAGAATTAGATGAATTAAGAACAATAACACATGATGGACGCAAATGGATTAGTAAACTTCAAAAAAGTGAGAGAGAAAGAACAGATATTAGTTCTCTTAAAGTTGCTTATAATAAAGTTTTTGGTTACTATATTGAAGTAACTAAAGCTAATTTGGATAAAGTTCCAGAAAATTATACACGAAAACAAACCTTAGCAAATAGTGAGCGTTATATAACTCCTGAACTTAAAGATAAAGAAGCAATGATTCTTGGTGCTGAAGAAAAAATCAATGACCTAGAATATGATTTGTTTGTAGAAATAAGAGAACAGGTGGCTCAGAATGTGGAAAGAATCAAAAAAGCTGCTCTAATAGTTGCTAAAATTGATGTTATAGCTTCATTAAGTTTACTTGCTATAGAAAACAACTATCAAAAACCAGAAATACATGAAGGGATGTCTATAAATATAGAAAAAGGACGTCATCCTGTAGTAGAAGCTATGCTAAATGATAATTTTGTACCTAATGATACTCTTCTAAATGAAGAAGAACAGCGCTTTATTATCATCACAGGACCAAATATGTCTGGTAAGTCCACATATATGCGTCAGGTAGCTTTAATAGTACTAATGGCCCAAATGGGTAGCTTTGTTCCTGCTGAAAGTGCTACTATAGGGCTAGTAGATAGAATCTTTACAAGAGTCGGTGCCAGTGATGATTTAAGTACTGGCCAGAGTACTTTTATGGTAGAAATGAACGAAGTTGCAAATATAATTAATAATGCCACTAAAAGAAGTCTAGTAATTCTTGATGAAGTTGGTAGAGGAACAAGCACATATGATGGTTTAAGTATTGCTTGGGCAGTAAGTGAATATATCAATGATGAAAGTAAAATAGGTGCACGTTCTTTATTTGCTACACACTATCATGAACTTACAAAGCTTGAAGAAAAACATCAAGGTATCAAAAATTATAATGTATTAGTAGAAGAAGATGATAACGGAGTCCATTTTCTACACAAAATCATTCCTGGACGCACAAGTGACAGTTATGGTATTGAAGTAGCCAAATTAGCTGGCCTTCCATTAGACTTAATAGAAAATGCAAATAATATATTAAAAGAACTTGAAGCTAATAATCAAAACTTAGATCATAATTCAGAAAAGATACGTAATAGAAGCAATATCAAAGAAGACTATCTAGATAACGTTCCTGTAGAAGAAGGAGAAGAACTAGAAGAACAAGAAGATAAAGTGCAAGAAAAAGTAAAACAAATGAAATTGTTTGAAGAAGAAAATATAATAATTAAGGAATTAAAAGAAACAAACTTACTAAATCTTACACCTATGCAAGCTATGAATATCCTTTATAATTTACATGAGAAGGCAAAAAAGGGTGATTATTAA
- the miaB gene encoding tRNA (N6-isopentenyl adenosine(37)-C2)-methylthiotransferase MiaB, with translation MYKQKKYHILTYGCQMNVHDSEKLAGMLEEMEYQQTANTEDADIILINTCTIRENADLKVFGKIGALKQLKRKNPDLIIGVGGCMMQADEAVTQLYEKYPQVDLIFGTHNIHHVPELIERIEKERNRIVEVWNEEEGLIPDLPSSREEDFKAWVSIIQGCNNFCTYCIVPYVRGRERSRPLEDIVSEVQNLVNQDVKEITLLGQNVNSYGKDIDKEIDFADLLLELDKINNLDRIRYMTSHPRDFSTKLIDVIKKSDSVCEQFHLPIQSGSNSILKKMNRGYSREKYIELVNAIRKDIPDAAISTDFIVGFPGESEEEFKETLDLVEKLRFDSAFTFIYSQRTGTPAAKLEEQIPEDIKKERLNALMDLQNKISLEKNQEELGKVVEVLVEGESKNNPDMYQGRDRKNKLIIFPKQDNIVGKIVKVKIDNVQSFTLFGEVV, from the coding sequence ATGTACAAGCAAAAGAAATATCATATTCTTACATATGGCTGTCAAATGAATGTTCATGATTCCGAGAAATTAGCCGGTATGTTAGAAGAAATGGAATATCAGCAAACTGCAAATACAGAAGATGCTGATATTATATTAATAAATACCTGTACTATTAGAGAAAATGCAGATTTAAAGGTTTTTGGAAAAATTGGAGCCTTAAAACAATTAAAAAGGAAAAATCCTGATTTGATTATCGGTGTAGGCGGCTGTATGATGCAAGCAGATGAAGCAGTCACGCAGCTTTATGAAAAGTATCCTCAAGTAGACCTAATCTTTGGAACTCATAATATACATCATGTACCTGAGCTTATTGAAAGAATAGAGAAAGAAAGAAATAGAATAGTTGAAGTATGGAATGAAGAAGAAGGACTTATACCAGATTTACCATCTTCACGTGAAGAAGATTTTAAAGCATGGGTATCTATAATACAGGGATGTAATAATTTCTGTACATATTGTATAGTACCCTATGTAAGAGGACGAGAAAGAAGTAGGCCATTAGAAGATATTGTAAGCGAAGTACAAAACCTTGTAAATCAAGATGTCAAAGAAATTACCCTTTTAGGACAAAATGTTAATTCTTATGGAAAAGATATAGACAAAGAAATTGATTTTGCTGATCTATTACTGGAATTAGACAAAATAAATAATCTTGATCGTATCAGATATATGACATCACACCCTAGAGATTTCTCTACTAAACTGATAGATGTGATAAAAAAATCTGATAGTGTTTGCGAACAATTTCATCTTCCTATCCAATCTGGAAGTAACAGTATCCTTAAGAAAATGAATAGAGGATATAGCAGGGAGAAATATATAGAATTAGTAAATGCAATACGTAAAGATATACCTGATGCAGCTATTTCTACAGACTTTATTGTTGGTTTTCCAGGAGAAAGTGAAGAAGAATTTAAAGAAACACTAGATTTAGTGGAAAAATTACGCTTTGATAGTGCTTTTACTTTCATTTATTCACAAAGGACAGGTACTCCTGCAGCAAAACTGGAAGAGCAAATTCCTGAAGATATTAAGAAGGAAAGGTTAAATGCCCTGATGGACTTACAGAATAAGATAAGCCTGGAAAAAAACCAGGAAGAACTAGGAAAGGTAGTCGAAGTGCTTGTAGAAGGTGAAAGTAAAAATAATCCTGATATGTACCAAGGAAGAGATCGTAAAAACAAATTAATTATCTTCCCTAAACAAGATAACATTGTTGGTAAAATTGTAAAAGTAAAAATAGATAATGTTCAAAGTTTTACTCTCTTTGGAGAGGTGGTTTAA